The Methanoculleus marisnigri JR1 genome window below encodes:
- a CDS encoding dihydroneopterin aldolase family protein, which produces MITDRERAAFEAGIKLGALYHQFVGTPIARETAAAVEAAIEQAVGLQPYVTGITVRLNRDMMVSNRFGYSELAGKMFDAAITTEVGTAVCRARMRLEDDYPMMEIVEFHETTRDTDH; this is translated from the coding sequence ATGATCACCGACCGCGAGAGGGCGGCGTTCGAAGCCGGTATCAAACTCGGCGCCCTCTACCACCAGTTCGTCGGGACGCCGATCGCCCGCGAGACCGCCGCGGCCGTCGAAGCCGCCATCGAGCAGGCCGTCGGGCTGCAGCCCTACGTGACCGGCATCACCGTCCGGCTGAACCGCGATATGATGGTCTCGAACCGGTTCGGCTACTCGGAACTTGCCGGGAAGATGTTCGATGCCGCTATCACGACCGAGGTCGGGACGGCCGTCTGCCGCGCCCGGATGCGCCTCGAGGACGACTACCCCATGATGGAGATCGTCGAGTTCCATGAAACCACCCGCGATACCGATCACTGA
- a CDS encoding type II toxin-antitoxin system HicB family antitoxin, which translates to MKTLKIIVEKHPDSYVAYPLGLKDIVVAEGDTCKEALREVRSAIQFHIETFGDEAFEDNDVREIFVTEVGIQI; encoded by the coding sequence ATGAAGACCTTGAAAATCATCGTCGAGAAACACCCGGACAGCTATGTCGCCTATCCCCTGGGTCTGAAGGATATCGTCGTCGCGGAGGGGGACACCTGCAAAGAGGCGCTTCGCGAGGTGAGATCCGCCATACAGTTTCACATCGAGACCTTCGGAGACGAGGCGTTCGAGGACAACGATGTTAGGGAGATCTTCGTCACCGAAGTCGGCATCCAGATCTAA
- a CDS encoding type II toxin-antitoxin system HicA family toxin, whose translation MSKVPVLDYDRIVIALQRDGWVVVRTRGSHIRLHKHLPAKTLKLTVPMHKPLKRSTLSHILKQADMTVEDLNNLL comes from the coding sequence ATGAGCAAGGTGCCTGTTCTTGATTACGACAGGATCGTCATCGCTCTTCAAAGAGACGGGTGGGTTGTCGTCCGCACGCGCGGCAGCCACATTCGACTGCATAAGCATCTGCCGGCTAAAACACTGAAACTGACAGTCCCTATGCACAAACCGCTTAAGCGCTCAACACTTTCGCACATTTTAAAACAGGCCGATATGACGGTAGAAGATCTAAACAATCTCCTCTGA
- a CDS encoding type II toxin-antitoxin system HicB family antitoxin — translation MRLRVVLEPSEEGGYTVYVPSLPGCISEGDTRDEALENIREAIELYLETVEDDLVCSETAEQVEIAV, via the coding sequence ATGAGACTGCGTGTAGTGCTCGAACCCAGTGAGGAAGGGGGATATACGGTCTATGTACCAAGCCTGCCCGGCTGTATCAGCGAAGGCGATACGAGGGACGAAGCATTGGAAAACATCAGGGAAGCCATTGAGCTGTACCTTGAAACCGTTGAGGATGATCTCGTTTGTAGCGAAACAGCCGAACAGGTTGAGATTGCCGTATGA